From one Thalassospira lucentensis genomic stretch:
- a CDS encoding ABC transporter substrate-binding protein: MKGRKVIELNKRVLAVGVFAAGLASFAQYASATEYPLTLENCGRTLTFDQAPNRVVSLGQSSTELLYLLGLADRVVGTAVWLGPVQEQFRDVNATIPRLADNDPSFESVVGQKPDLVTTQFQWHIGPNGKVGTIDQFAELSIPVYTAPADCMGKDNTTGGDGTRIDAFSMDQIYQGIDDLSKIFDVEERGAELIADFKAREKAAREKVAAVNGKGISALFWFSSAEIDVDPFVAGQKGAPAYVMSILGVDNVIDSDDEWPTVGWETIARTNPDIIAIGKMDRRRFPADDWELKMQFLKSDPVTSQMSAVKSGNIVVMDAQSMNPTMRTIEGIETLAKAIEAFEATQ, encoded by the coding sequence ATGAAAGGACGCAAAGTGATCGAACTTAACAAACGGGTTCTTGCAGTCGGGGTGTTTGCTGCAGGGCTGGCTTCTTTCGCGCAATACGCATCTGCGACGGAATATCCGCTTACACTGGAAAATTGTGGTCGGACTCTGACCTTTGATCAGGCCCCGAACCGTGTCGTATCGCTGGGCCAAAGCAGCACCGAACTGCTTTATCTTCTGGGGCTGGCCGACAGGGTGGTTGGAACGGCCGTATGGCTTGGGCCGGTACAGGAACAGTTTCGCGACGTTAACGCCACCATTCCGCGTCTGGCAGATAACGATCCCAGCTTTGAAAGTGTGGTCGGCCAGAAACCCGATTTGGTCACAACCCAGTTCCAATGGCATATCGGCCCGAATGGCAAGGTCGGAACGATTGACCAGTTTGCCGAACTTTCAATCCCGGTCTATACCGCACCGGCTGATTGCATGGGCAAGGACAACACCACGGGCGGCGACGGAACCCGAATCGATGCCTTTTCGATGGATCAGATCTATCAGGGGATAGATGACCTTTCGAAAATCTTCGATGTCGAGGAACGTGGCGCCGAACTGATTGCCGATTTCAAAGCCCGCGAAAAAGCCGCACGTGAAAAAGTCGCCGCCGTCAACGGCAAGGGCATTTCGGCCCTGTTCTGGTTCTCCAGTGCTGAAATCGATGTTGATCCGTTTGTTGCCGGTCAGAAAGGTGCGCCGGCCTATGTCATGTCGATCCTTGGTGTCGACAATGTTATCGACAGTGACGATGAATGGCCCACAGTCGGGTGGGAAACCATCGCACGAACCAATCCCGATATCATTGCGATTGGCAAAATGGATCGTCGCCGTTTTCCGGCTGATGACTGGGAACTGAAAATGCAGTTCCTGAAATCCGATCCGGTAACCAGTCAGATGAGTGCCGTCAAAAGCGGAAATATCGTCGTCATGGATGCCCAGTCGATGAACCCGACCATGCGGACAATCGAGGGCATTGAAACGCTGGCCAAGGCAATCGAGGCGTTCGAGGCTACTCAGTGA
- a CDS encoding iron ABC transporter permease — translation MIRPVIGKVISSPVFLKRISVAFAALMLLAAVLAVAASVGETAIPVGTVIDTIANHLWDAGHPVDAIDAGIVWNYRLSRAIVAASCGAALAVSGAVLQALLRNSLADPYLLGISAGASTGAVSIVILGLGAGMLSLSLGAFIGAVAAFAFVTLLALQAGRGTGAIILAGIAGSQMFNALTSFIVTKSASAEQARGIMFWLLGNLSGVRWPDVWLALPVAIVGLIVCLWHARALDAFTFGRESAASLGVPVRRVYAVLIAAAAMMTAVMVSIVGSIGFVGLVIPHAARFFVGTRHGLVLPLSALIGALFLVCADVISRVIVPGQVLPIGVITALVGAPAFALILCHGRILR, via the coding sequence GTGATCAGACCAGTGATCGGTAAAGTCATTTCCAGCCCCGTTTTCCTAAAACGCATCAGCGTGGCATTTGCCGCGCTGATGTTGCTGGCTGCGGTCCTGGCGGTTGCCGCATCGGTGGGTGAAACAGCAATCCCGGTGGGTACGGTGATCGATACGATTGCCAATCATTTATGGGATGCCGGTCATCCGGTGGATGCGATCGATGCCGGTATTGTCTGGAACTATCGGCTGAGCCGCGCCATCGTTGCCGCAAGTTGCGGGGCGGCCTTGGCCGTTTCCGGCGCGGTCCTGCAGGCGCTTTTGCGCAACAGTCTTGCCGATCCCTATCTGCTGGGCATTTCTGCCGGGGCGTCGACCGGTGCGGTCAGTATCGTGATTCTTGGTCTTGGGGCCGGGATGCTTTCACTGTCACTTGGTGCATTTATCGGCGCAGTGGCGGCATTCGCCTTTGTGACTCTTCTGGCGTTACAGGCCGGGCGCGGCACGGGGGCAATCATTCTGGCCGGGATTGCCGGGTCGCAGATGTTTAACGCCCTGACATCCTTCATTGTCACCAAGTCAGCCAGTGCGGAACAGGCGCGCGGCATCATGTTCTGGCTTCTGGGCAATCTTAGCGGCGTGCGCTGGCCCGATGTGTGGCTGGCCTTGCCCGTGGCTATTGTCGGGCTTATCGTGTGTCTTTGGCATGCACGCGCACTTGATGCCTTTACGTTTGGCCGTGAATCCGCGGCATCACTTGGTGTTCCGGTCAGACGCGTTTATGCCGTCCTGATTGCTGCGGCGGCAATGATGACCGCGGTGATGGTCAGCATCGTGGGCTCCATCGGCTTTGTTGGACTGGTAATCCCGCATGCCGCGCGCTTCTTTGTCGGAACGCGCCATGGGCTGGTATTGCCGTTATCGGCATTGATTGGCGCACTGTTTCTGGTCTGTGCCGATGTCATCTCACGCGTGATCGTTCCGGGGCAGGTGTTGCCAATCGGGGTGATTACTGCCCTTGTCGGGGCGCCGGCCTTTGCCCTGATCCTGTGTCACGGAAGGATTTTGCGATGA
- a CDS encoding ABC transporter ATP-binding protein has protein sequence MTLELRDIVWSAGFRKIIKNVSIRVEPGEFLGLIGPNGSGKTSLMSVLAGIRPPDQGHAMLAGQDMKKHGRRKLARQIGFVEQQADTTDRLTAREAVALGRTPYLSMLSPWSERDDAIVNRALGDVDMTHLADRFWHTLSGGEKQRVHIARALAQEPKFLLLDEPTNHLDIRHQLGLLELVRELPVTVVAALHDLNHAAMYCDRIAVMRDGELVGIGSPADILTSENLRDVFGVEATIEHGPNGECAVRYHAGMKKDRAA, from the coding sequence ATGACCCTGGAACTGCGCGATATCGTCTGGTCTGCCGGTTTTCGCAAGATCATTAAAAATGTCTCGATCCGGGTTGAACCAGGCGAGTTCCTTGGCCTGATCGGGCCGAATGGATCGGGCAAAACAAGTTTGATGTCGGTTTTGGCCGGTATTCGTCCACCTGATCAGGGGCATGCGATGCTGGCAGGGCAGGACATGAAAAAGCATGGCCGTCGCAAACTGGCCCGGCAGATCGGCTTTGTCGAACAGCAGGCCGACACCACAGACCGCTTGACCGCGCGCGAGGCGGTGGCACTGGGGCGCACACCATATCTCAGCATGCTGTCACCCTGGTCTGAACGGGATGATGCGATTGTTAACCGCGCCCTTGGTGATGTCGACATGACCCATCTGGCCGACCGGTTCTGGCATACACTTTCGGGCGGCGAGAAGCAGCGGGTTCATATTGCGCGCGCGCTGGCACAGGAACCGAAATTCCTGTTACTGGACGAGCCAACAAACCATCTGGATATCCGCCATCAGCTTGGATTACTGGAACTGGTGCGCGAATTGCCGGTTACCGTGGTCGCAGCCCTGCACGATCTGAACCATGCCGCGATGTATTGCGACCGGATTGCCGTGATGCGTGATGGGGAACTGGTGGGCATTGGCAGCCCTGCCGACATTCTGACATCGGAAAATCTGCGCGATGTGTTCGGTGTCGAGGCAACCATCGAACATGGCCCGAATGGTGAATGTGCGGTGCGTTATCACGCAGGCATGAAAAAAGACCGGGCTGCATGA
- the purD gene encoding phosphoribosylamine--glycine ligase: MKVLVVGGGGREHALCWAIAKSPRLNKLWCAPGNAGIADSAECVAISDSDINGLVKFAADNAVDLVVVGPEAPLVAGLVDALDAVGIKSFGCSKAAAQLEGSKGFMKDMVAKFGVPSAAYGRFTTPDDARAFVEKHGAPIVVKTDGLAAGKGVTICQTVDEAFAAIDECMVGGKFGDAGAELVIEEFMTGEEASFFAVCDGENVIPLIAAQDHKAVGEGDTGPNTGGMGAYSPAPVFTQSVEDKVMEQIIVPTVKGMAAEGHPFKGVLFAGLMIDDAGNPKLIEYNIRFGDPECQVLMTRLKSDMLDILDGAATGKLDTVKPEWHDETAMVVVMAAKGYPGSYEKGTEIRNVADADAMDKVKVLHAGTKMDGDQLTATGGRVLGVTARGTSVTEAQKRAYEAVDAINWPGGFCRRDIGWRAIAREQK; encoded by the coding sequence ATGAAGGTTCTGGTCGTTGGCGGTGGCGGACGTGAACATGCATTATGCTGGGCAATTGCCAAGAGCCCGCGGCTGAACAAGCTTTGGTGTGCGCCGGGCAATGCCGGGATTGCCGATTCAGCAGAATGTGTCGCCATTTCCGATAGCGATATTAACGGCCTTGTGAAATTTGCCGCCGACAATGCGGTCGATCTGGTGGTTGTAGGCCCCGAGGCCCCGCTGGTCGCGGGCCTTGTTGATGCGTTGGATGCAGTCGGCATCAAATCGTTTGGCTGTTCCAAGGCTGCCGCACAGCTTGAAGGCTCCAAGGGTTTCATGAAGGACATGGTCGCAAAGTTCGGCGTGCCGTCAGCGGCCTATGGCCGTTTCACCACCCCTGACGATGCCCGTGCCTTTGTTGAAAAGCACGGTGCGCCGATTGTCGTCAAAACCGATGGCCTTGCCGCAGGCAAGGGTGTGACGATTTGCCAGACAGTTGACGAAGCCTTTGCCGCAATTGACGAATGCATGGTTGGTGGCAAGTTCGGCGATGCCGGTGCGGAACTGGTGATCGAGGAATTCATGACCGGCGAAGAAGCATCCTTCTTTGCCGTCTGCGATGGCGAGAACGTCATCCCCCTGATTGCGGCACAGGATCACAAGGCCGTTGGCGAAGGCGATACCGGCCCGAATACCGGCGGTATGGGTGCCTATTCCCCCGCACCGGTCTTTACGCAATCGGTTGAAGACAAGGTCATGGAACAGATCATTGTTCCGACCGTCAAGGGCATGGCCGCCGAAGGCCATCCGTTCAAGGGGGTTTTGTTTGCCGGTCTGATGATTGACGATGCGGGCAATCCGAAACTGATCGAATACAACATCCGTTTTGGCGACCCGGAATGCCAGGTTCTGATGACGCGCCTGAAATCGGATATGCTTGATATCCTTGATGGGGCGGCCACCGGAAAACTCGATACCGTCAAACCCGAATGGCATGATGAAACCGCCATGGTCGTTGTCATGGCCGCCAAGGGTTATCCGGGCAGCTACGAAAAAGGCACCGAGATCAGAAACGTTGCCGATGCGGATGCGATGGACAAGGTCAAGGTCCTGCATGCGGGAACGAAAATGGATGGTGACCAACTGACCGCGACAGGGGGTCGTGTTCTTGGCGTTACCGCACGTGGCACGTCGGTGACCGAGGCGCAGAAACGCGCCTACGAAGCCGTTGACGCCATTAACTGGCCGGGCGGTTTCTGCCGCCGTGATATCGGCTGGCGCGCGATTGCCCGCGAACAGAAGTAA
- the xseA gene encoding exodeoxyribonuclease VII large subunit, producing the protein MTQDLFDPFAPMPEEPAKPGNLPEFSVSDLSNALKRTVEDAFSFVRVRGEISGFKRASSGHMYLALKDDQAVLDGVCWRGQASKLGIAPEDGMEVIVTGRLTTFPGRSKYQIVIETMEVAGEGALLKLLEERKKKLAAEGLFDPDRKKPIPFLPDVIGIVTSPTGAVIRDIMHRLRERFPRRVLLWPVVVQGTGAAEQVAQAVRGFNDLLPYGNIPRPDVLIVARGGGSLEDLWAFNEEIIARAVAESDIPVISAVGHETDTTLIDFVSDLRAPTPTGAAEKAVPVRLDLIGQVEEDGLRLTQAVRRLGVEKRTALESLVRGLGDPRRMLEERSQALDNWADRLPRAAGSVLQQARARLNEAGARLVSPREQLSEKRGRLENAGLRLDGAIKSAIQMQKARLDQAAAGLRPANAKRDIARDHKQIGDLAGRMQAAVKNILNRETEGLARYDRLLESYSYRNVLKRGFAVVRGADEGLIGKASDLIAGQGYILEMQDGRADVTAGTYSSGEPEAAPVATVAPKSASKPKPARKKDPAPKDDDRQGSLL; encoded by the coding sequence ATGACGCAAGATTTGTTCGACCCGTTCGCTCCCATGCCCGAAGAACCCGCGAAACCGGGAAATCTGCCGGAATTTTCGGTCTCCGATCTTTCCAACGCGCTTAAACGCACGGTCGAGGATGCGTTTTCGTTTGTGCGTGTGCGCGGCGAAATTTCCGGCTTCAAGCGCGCAAGCAGCGGTCACATGTATCTCGCCCTCAAAGACGATCAGGCGGTGCTGGACGGTGTTTGCTGGCGCGGGCAGGCGTCCAAGCTTGGCATCGCACCCGAAGACGGCATGGAAGTCATCGTTACCGGCCGACTGACGACATTTCCGGGCCGGTCGAAATACCAGATTGTCATCGAAACGATGGAAGTCGCAGGCGAAGGCGCGCTTCTGAAACTTCTGGAAGAACGCAAAAAGAAACTTGCCGCCGAAGGACTGTTTGACCCGGATCGCAAAAAGCCGATCCCGTTCCTGCCCGATGTCATCGGGATTGTAACATCCCCGACCGGGGCGGTTATCCGCGATATCATGCATCGGCTTCGCGAACGTTTCCCGCGCCGGGTTTTGTTATGGCCCGTGGTGGTGCAGGGAACCGGGGCGGCTGAACAGGTCGCGCAGGCGGTGCGCGGTTTCAATGATCTTTTGCCCTATGGCAATATTCCGCGCCCCGATGTCCTGATCGTCGCGCGCGGTGGCGGGTCACTTGAAGACCTTTGGGCGTTTAACGAGGAAATCATTGCCCGTGCGGTGGCGGAATCCGACATTCCGGTGATCTCGGCGGTCGGCCATGAAACCGATACCACCCTGATTGATTTTGTGTCCGACCTGCGCGCGCCCACCCCGACGGGGGCCGCGGAAAAGGCTGTGCCTGTGCGACTTGATCTGATTGGTCAGGTCGAGGAAGACGGCCTTCGTCTGACGCAGGCCGTCCGTCGGCTTGGCGTGGAAAAACGCACCGCCCTTGAAAGCCTTGTGCGTGGTCTTGGCGATCCGCGCAGGATGCTTGAAGAACGCAGTCAGGCCCTTGATAACTGGGCCGATCGGTTGCCACGTGCCGCAGGCAGTGTTTTACAGCAGGCGCGTGCGCGTCTGAACGAAGCCGGGGCAAGGCTGGTTAGCCCGCGTGAACAGCTTTCGGAAAAACGCGGGCGGTTGGAAAATGCTGGTCTGCGGCTGGATGGTGCGATCAAATCCGCGATCCAGATGCAAAAGGCCCGACTTGATCAGGCGGCCGCCGGACTTCGCCCGGCAAATGCCAAACGCGATATCGCACGTGATCACAAACAGATCGGCGATCTGGCTGGTCGGATGCAGGCGGCGGTTAAAAATATCCTGAACCGCGAAACCGAAGGACTGGCGCGCTATGACCGTCTTCTGGAAAGCTATTCCTATCGCAATGTTCTCAAACGCGGTTTTGCCGTGGTGCGCGGTGCGGACGAAGGTTTGATCGGCAAAGCATCGGATCTGATTGCCGGGCAGGGTTACATTCTGGAAATGCAGGATGGACGTGCCGATGTAACAGCAGGGACGTATTCCTCTGGAGAGCCCGAGGCGGCACCGGTTGCCACAGTCGCGCCGAAATCCGCATCCAAACCGAAACCGGCCCGGAAAAAAGACCCGGCCCCCAAAGATGATGACAGGCAAGGGAGCCTTTTGTGA
- a CDS encoding M23 family metallopeptidase codes for MRFGMTTFLATTGLIVSCFGAIAAEPTYEGQFVQGGIVFGQTAPGSSILLDGKAIDTIGPDGAFILGFPRDYEGPAKLTLRNADGAVEEYAYDIGDREFDIQRIDGLPPKMVTPDPNVMERIKDDSRQAREARVERFTQEFYKNGFIWPVLGPISGVYGSQRILNGEPRAPHWGIDIAVPTGTEVVAPADGIVTLAHPDMYFSGATLFIDHGLGMVSAFLHLSEIDVKVGDVVRQGDPIAKVGASGRATGPHLDWRINVGDARVDAALLVPPMEDAQKAAKAKASN; via the coding sequence ATGCGTTTCGGAATGACCACGTTTCTGGCAACAACCGGTTTGATTGTATCGTGTTTCGGTGCTATCGCGGCCGAGCCGACCTATGAGGGCCAGTTTGTTCAGGGCGGCATCGTGTTCGGGCAGACCGCCCCCGGAAGCAGCATCCTTCTGGATGGCAAGGCGATTGATACGATCGGGCCGGACGGGGCCTTTATCCTTGGCTTTCCACGCGATTACGAAGGCCCGGCAAAGCTGACGCTGCGCAACGCTGACGGGGCAGTCGAAGAATATGCCTATGATATCGGGGATCGCGAATTTGATATCCAGCGGATTGATGGCCTGCCGCCCAAGATGGTGACACCGGACCCGAACGTTATGGAACGGATCAAGGATGATTCGCGTCAGGCCCGCGAAGCACGTGTCGAACGATTTACCCAGGAATTTTACAAGAACGGCTTTATCTGGCCGGTTCTGGGGCCGATCAGCGGCGTTTATGGATCACAACGCATTTTGAATGGTGAACCGCGTGCCCCGCATTGGGGGATAGACATTGCCGTTCCGACCGGTACCGAAGTCGTCGCACCGGCTGACGGGATTGTGACGCTGGCGCATCCCGATATGTATTTTTCCGGGGCGACCCTGTTTATTGATCACGGGCTTGGCATGGTTTCAGCCTTTTTGCATCTGTCGGAAATCGATGTGAAAGTTGGTGATGTGGTTCGTCAGGGTGATCCTATCGCCAAGGTCGGGGCAAGTGGGCGGGCAACCGGACCGCATCTGGACTGGCGGATCAATGTCGGGGATGCGCGTGTCGACGCGGCCCTGCTTGTGCCGCCGATGGAAGACGCACAAAAGGCCGCAAAGGCAAAGGCCAGCAATTGA